The region TACCAAGTCCAATGGATAATTTTCAGTCTTTATCTTATTCAGTCTCTCAGCGGCATTTGAAATATTTGATCCCCTCTCATCCTTGAAACACTTTCCTTTTTAACTTCTGTGACTCCCAAATATACATCTTTGGCCCTGGCCTCTCACATATAGAGTTAAGCCCCTTAGATGTCTTAGAGGTATCTCATACTTACTTTGTCTCAAACAGCTCTCTTGTTCTTCTCCCAAACGTCCTCATCAGCAGTAAGGGCCCTGTTACCACCCAATTGCTCAGATCAAAAATCTGGCTGtccatttaaattcatttattttcttaatattccatATGCAGTTTCTCAGCAAGTCCTGTTAGTTCTGCATCAACAATTGAATCCCAGGCAACCACCTCTCACCTTTATTGCTAAATTCCCAGTCCAGCAAATTGTCCTTCGTCAGAGTCATTCTTGTTCCATATCTTGTCTCCACCTAGctcatgtgatttttctccaaGTGTAAGTCAGATGATGTCAGTCTTCTTTAAACCCTCCAATAGCTCAATAGATTCTCATTTTAGGTAGAATAAACTGCAGACTCCTTCACTTGATCTATAGAACCCCAGTGATTTGGTCCCTGTGTTTAAGCGTGTCTTTCTATTCTGATGTTTCGACAAGTAGAATCTTACTAACCCTGGGTAGACTGTCCCTCCCAGAGTCAGCTAATTCCTAGAGGTAACAAATGACTTACCTGCAAGCATGCCTTTTATATGCAGACCAAGCAATCCAGGGTCCATACCCAGAGCCACCACCTTTACCGAGTTCTGATAGTCTGGGCCAGTATCCTCCTGCCCTAATCATCCCAAAGCCAGGTACCAGACAACCAGAGACAGCCCCTAAACCCAGAGCCCACTGAAATTATTCAGATTAGCTAATCCTAAACCTGCCTACCCTGCCTCACCCAGTCCTTCCCATGAAAAGCACAAAACAGTCTCCTGCCCACATCATCCCCTagcttcctctgcctcctgaccgactcTGGTGTTTCTTCATGAGGCTCCGTGTGGTGTGGCATGCCCCCTCCTCTTGGGAACTGTGAGCAACAGACTATCTTTTCAATGGCAGTTATCTCCTGATCTGTAACCCtcacttgttttgtggcctagcatgtgattgTACATATTTTTGAATGTTTGATACTGTCTCATTGCTCTAAAATAGTCTGCTTTTTTCTCACACGTTTTCCTCTTTGCTCTTAATTTGGATAATTTCTGTTGACCTttcttcagtttcattctttcctAAACTCTGTCCAGTAGGTGTATGAGCTCACTacagaaattctttatttctgtcgCTGTGTTTTCTAGTTCTACCattctattttactttaaaaaatgttccgTTAAAGTTCCCCAGCTGATTCTTCATGTTGTCTGCCTTGTTCATTAGACATTTTAACATTGGCCTCATAATTACTTTATAGTCCCTGTAGGATAATTCTGACACATGTGTCATTTCTGAGTCTGGTCTAAAACTTTATGTTTTATTAATGGGTTGTTTCTTCTGGCTTTTTTATGTGTCTTGTAATTTCTGAATGCAGGTTTAATATCATGTGTAGACAAACCGTAGAGACTGAGGTAAATAGTATTTGTACACAGAAATGGCCATGCATTTTGTTATGTAAGGCTGGTCGATAGCACAAGTCCACCGAGTCAGGAGTTTAGTTTCAGATGTTTAGTTAGTTGTTCAGTTGCTGAGTTGAGTTTCAGTTGTTGCTCTCGATAGTTTCAGCTCACTGCAGACTTCAAAATCCTTCAGGTGTGGGCTGGTGTTACCTTGTGTGTAGTGTGGTGGCTCATTTTCTAATTGAGATTCCCTTGTGTTGATCTGGAGAAATGTCCCAGTGGAGAGGAACACAGTGGCAGATGTGATGTTgcaggcattaggaaaacacagaggaaaaatgCCCAGAAGGACAGTAGAGTTGACTGGTTGATGCTAAGTTGTATTGATGCCTCGAGGAGGGACGTGAGTCTAAGTGCTGTTACCAGTCAGTTCCTGGGTAGGTATGAGAGCCGGGGGCCTACCTCTGTGGTGGGTTACAGAGGCCCTTATCTCTGTAGTGGGAGGACAGACATAGTTGAGTGGCATGTTCATCTACTTGTTAGAGGCACAGAGCTCCAGAGGCATTTGAATGCTTAGCCAGGCAGGCCTGTTAGGAAGCTCAGGATCCTGATGGGGGAGACATGGAAAAGGCATATCTGGATGGATGCTTCTGAGAATTTTAACTTATCAGCTTGTTACGAACACCTTGGATTTGCAGAGGTGGCCTCCCTTCCTCACTAAGAGCTGCTGGAAGATGCTTAGGAGGCCTCTTCCCCCACAAAGAACCAGGTGCTTCCCTCAGGAGCTGTCCCCAGCTCCTCTCTGAGATGCCGGGCTGATGACTAGGGTTAAACCCAGCATAATCCAGCTGAGTACATGCTGGGCTTGGTAAAGGAGGGAAGATCCTGTACACTgaaggaatgagggaaatggGCTAGCTTGACTGGCTGAAGTCAGAGAAGTGTTCGTGGGATTGGGTTTTGATCAGGGCCCCGGAATGTACGACTGGCTGAGCAAGAATTTACTGACTTGGGAACACGTTCTCAGGGTGTCGGATTTAACACCCTAGCAAGGATTTCACCACTGCTGGGGGGACTCCTAGTGCGTGAAAAAGTGACGTCCAACACTCAGTGACCCGGAAGTACGTGAGTCGCTCTGGAAGGTGgtaaaggaaggaataaaaaggcTGAGGGAGGTGTGAAAGATGGAATGAACATATGAGGCAAGAATGTAGGACCTCCTAGAAGATTGTTCCGTAGGAGGGCCCGAGGTCGTGGCTTTCACGTAGGCCAGGAGAAGTGTGCTGTGGGGCGGGGCACCAGCATCACGAAAACGTTCAGTGATGGCTCTCATTTACCGGGGATGCTGACAGGACAGATAGTCATGGAGACGGGCTTGTTAATATTCACAGGACTGATGGGGCCTGCAGTAGTAAGGCCAGGTGGCTCCACTTAACTGTCAGACGCAATTACCACAGGATTCGCAAGGTCAGAGGGGCAGTCAAGGGGCTTCAGGTGCAGGAAGTTGTGGAGGAATTTGATAGACCACAGCATCGTAGGTTTCCCTAAGAATCGTCTGTAACACTCCTAACCTCCTCAGGTCCGTCTGTAAACGTAGCTTCTGAAAGTCAGGTGTGCCTTGCCAGACTCTAGGTCCTACAGATTTTGATCATTGCCAACATGGCCTAAGATATCTCTTCACCTGAATTTTCCTTTAAGTGGAGTCCAAATGATTCCTTGATAATAGTTTTCATTCTAATTTCAGCCCTCAAATGAGAGTTAGAAATACTCTTATGAACAATCACAAGGTCCCACACTGTGCCTTACAGTAGGGAATATTTTCTGTAGGAGATGCCAGAGAGATGCAGTCTTTAAGAGTTGCTGGAGGGAGAAGCTTGAGAAAGAAAATTGTTTAAAACCCGAGAAGTTTATAGGAAGTAgacttcttttgtgtgtgtgacatcACATATAATCTCCTCTGAGATAGTGATTGGTAAGATTAAGAGCCCTTCATGGGAAGGTGGACTTAATCACTCAGCTGATCACCACAATTATGATgagtaaaatcatttttaatcagACAGTTCTGTTTTTTATGTACTCTAAAGATATTACTTTCCTAATTTGCCTTCTTTATTAAGAGATAtctaatagaagaaaaaatctgAACTTCTTTGAATACCTCTCTCTTGCTGGCAGATTTGAAACTAAATTTCCAAATGCGATCACAGTTTATCTGAGAAATAACTTTTACAAAAGCAGATATCAGAAGCTCAAATTATCATTTGGAGTAACTTCATGAATCATTCAGAATTTCCATTGATTTTGAGgctattaaaatgaataaagatgCCCTATTTTTCTGGCCATATTATTGAAGGCTTGTTTTACTTGCTTATTCCTTAGGGTGTAAATGAAGGGGTTGAGTAAAGGGGCAATTAATGTATTGAGCACAGCCACTTCCTTATTGAGGGTAACTCCTTTTGCTGAGGGTTTTATGTACATGAAGATGCAGCTGCCGTAAGAGAGGGAGATGACAATCATGTGGGAGGAACACGTGGAAAAGGCCTTCTTCCTTTGCTGAGCAGAGGGGATCTTCAGAACGGTCCGGATGATGTTTGCGTAGGAGAGAATCACCATCACCAGGGTGACCACCAAGGTCACAACTGCTAAGATAAAGTCAACCAGCTCCAGGAGTCGTGTGTCTGAGCAGGATATTTCTATGAGGGGTCCATAGTCACAAAAATAATGATTCAAGACATTGGAGGCACAGAAATCCAGTTGACTGGTTAGGATAATAGGGGAGAGGATGCTCAGGAATCCAGCCAAACATGAGCAGAGAACCAACTGGATGCAGACTCTGTTGCTCGTGATGGTCGTGTAATGCaggggtttgcagatggccacatagcggtcataggaCATGGCAGCCAGAAGGTAAAACTCTGTGGCCCCAAGGAATATGGCAAAGAAATACTGAGTGAAGCAGCCAGCAAAGCTGATGCTCTTGTTCCCGGTTGAGATGCTGAACAGTAGCCTAGGAGTAAAAGTGGTTGTAAAGAAAATTTCTAGGAAGGAGAAGTTCCggaggaagaaatacatgggAGTCTGGAGATGGGAGTCCAGTAGTGTAAGGGTGATGATTGTCAGGTTACCTAAGATGCTGAGTAGGTAGGTGAAGAAGAGAAGTATGAAGATGATACTCTGAATCTCTGGGATGTCTGTCAGTCCCAGCAGGATGAATTCTGTCATATAGGTGTggtttttcattgttaatattgCTGCTTGTGAAGctgagaagaagagaaaggagtggTGAGAAGGACACCGAAACTCGGGAGTATTGAGGGGAGGATGTCGATTTCTCTTGAAATGGTAAATCCCTTTGTCCATCTGATCCAAACAGAGTGTCTGTTTGTCTCAACTAGCCCTTCACAAAATCTGTTTACTAAAGTTCCCGTGTAGGCAGCTGTATTTCCGAAGCCCTTTTCTCAGAACAACACAGTAGTCAGCTGGCCCACCTTAATTCCTCTCCTGCATTCAAACGTTTACCCCTTTATccatactttgttttgttttcttctcatatCGATGAAACCCCTCTCTAAGATCCTGGTAGTAATGTCTCATCTTTCTGCAGCCTTAATGCCCTTGGTGATTTGCTTTGTTGATGCTCTCCTGAACATATCGGACACCTGCTGTATCCTTTTGCTTTGCCTAATAACAATCCCCAACCCTCCAGTGCAGGAGCGAATAGTTCTTTTTATGTGTTCGGACTTCTGAGCCTGGTAGCATTGCTGGAGAAAGCTTTGCAATATTGCACTCTTTTCTTTATGTCTCCCTTTCTCTTGGTTTTAACTGATGGGAGAGAGATAACAGATGGGTATAATTCTAGGAGAGCTTTCTTTAACTGCTTAAACAGTCAGGGAGAAATGTTTAGTGGACCTGGATCCCTTCTTATGTTCCCTTAGTCTCCAGGACGTAGATGTGACTCTTACCGAAAAGTAGAGAGAAGAGTCAGTCTGGTCACTTAAGGACTAATAAGGATTCCTCCCAGAAAAGAACCTGCCAGGGTCAAGGATCCTTTTGGGCATTTATCTTTGTTCTGATCTTCCAGTATCACTGGAACTAAGGATCTTCAAGGTGCCCTCTGAGGTGGGTGCTTATCCAGAACAATTTCATAGTGTAGGACCAC is a window of Camelus bactrianus isolate YW-2024 breed Bactrian camel chromosome 12, ASM4877302v1, whole genome shotgun sequence DNA encoding:
- the LOC141579478 gene encoding olfactory receptor 2AP1-like, giving the protein MDKGIYHFKRNRHPPLNTPEFRCPSHHSFLFFSASQAAILTMKNHTYMTEFILLGLTDIPEIQSIIFILLFFTYLLSILGNLTIITLTLLDSHLQTPMYFFLRNFSFLEIFFTTTFTPRLLFSISTGNKSISFAGCFTQYFFAIFLGATEFYLLAAMSYDRYVAICKPLHYTTITSNRVCIQLVLCSCLAGFLSILSPIILTSQLDFCASNVLNHYFCDYGPLIEISCSDTRLLELVDFILAVVTLVVTLVMVILSYANIIRTVLKIPSAQQRKKAFSTCSSHMIVISLSYGSCIFMYIKPSAKGVTLNKEVAVLNTLIAPLLNPFIYTLRNKQVKQAFNNMARKIGHLYSF